One stretch of Candidatus Zixiibacteriota bacterium DNA includes these proteins:
- a CDS encoding protein kinase: MSHDSSRDDDDSNSPVVLLPGTQIADYTIIEKIGAGGMGEVYLAKDTKLRRQIALKFLPPNYSGDSEFRDRFLREAQAAAAVNHPNIITVFDFAEFQGRPYIAMEYFDGTPLKDLLQDQKLSESDIVRIGVDVAEGLEKAHEAGIVHRDIKSDNILVDDSGRIKIFDFGLAREKENVDLTQAGTILGTVSYMSPEQAQGSEVDHRSDLFSFGVVLYELVAGCLPFTGEYMAAIIYSVVNDEAEPLSAKRKDVSTDLEQIVGKLMTKDLDKRYQSATEALSDLRRLVVIPEVPATSVRGGRRVGLSTILLIAAVVLLGVALMTNMLPFQLAETDSDRNEMIAVLPFENLGDQGDDFFATGIADEITTQLTKLSGLGVISRSSTAQYKGSGKSHRQIADELGSDYILEGAIHWDKRSAVSRVRVTTTLSRVQDAIAVWAESYDEILADIFAVQSDIARKVSHAMNVTLLDSEDQSLDQQPTNNTEAYTYYLRGQDLFKDRNWLKAQQLFESAIAIDTSFASAWAMLSRTHSLIYWWYIDRTDERLALSKEAAEQALELAPNLGEAYLAMGRYHYRGYLDYTRALEQYELAIRLQPNSSDLMFAIGSVKRRQGRWDEAIGDFRRAIVSDPRNRIKLRNLTQTYVLTHEFDSALTTVEKLIALDSTNPGARALKARILANGFGRLDQALEYAGIGNTPEQAPELIDVTVTLCIMGRHYDRALQLLTESRDTDYFTNDSAYLYLQLGEIYHWLGDPEVSRSYYDSSRVVLEEWVRQQPADPSFRSMLGVAYAGSGQTDAAIREGKRALELGPIERDALTGSMWKLNLAIIYLMIEKPVLAAAEIKTLLSMPSDLSSWHIVLHPIFVSMKEVPEIESIMSRDTSQHTSGGSQP; the protein is encoded by the coding sequence ATGAGCCATGATTCGAGCCGTGACGACGACGATAGCAATTCTCCTGTAGTATTGCTGCCTGGCACACAGATAGCAGATTACACTATTATTGAGAAAATTGGTGCCGGTGGCATGGGTGAAGTTTACCTGGCCAAAGATACCAAGCTTCGACGTCAGATCGCTCTAAAGTTCCTTCCGCCGAACTATTCAGGTGACTCCGAATTCCGCGATCGCTTCCTTCGTGAAGCCCAGGCTGCGGCCGCCGTGAACCACCCCAATATTATAACAGTCTTTGACTTCGCTGAGTTTCAGGGCAGACCCTACATTGCCATGGAGTACTTCGATGGGACGCCACTAAAAGACCTTCTTCAAGATCAGAAGTTGAGTGAATCAGATATTGTTCGTATTGGCGTAGACGTTGCCGAGGGTCTGGAAAAAGCCCACGAAGCAGGCATAGTACATAGGGATATCAAATCAGATAACATCCTCGTTGATGACAGTGGTAGAATCAAGATATTCGATTTCGGTTTAGCCCGGGAGAAAGAGAATGTAGACCTGACTCAGGCCGGTACGATCCTCGGTACGGTTTCCTATATGTCACCGGAGCAGGCGCAGGGATCAGAAGTTGACCATCGATCTGACTTGTTCTCCTTCGGTGTTGTACTCTACGAGCTAGTCGCCGGTTGCCTGCCGTTCACAGGCGAATATATGGCCGCCATCATCTATTCCGTTGTTAACGACGAGGCCGAACCACTGTCAGCCAAACGGAAAGACGTCTCCACCGATCTTGAGCAAATTGTTGGCAAGCTCATGACTAAGGATTTAGACAAGCGTTACCAATCCGCTACGGAAGCGCTCTCCGACCTGCGACGACTAGTAGTTATTCCGGAAGTACCAGCTACCAGTGTTCGAGGCGGTCGGCGAGTTGGCTTGTCTACTATCTTGTTGATTGCAGCAGTTGTCCTACTTGGGGTTGCACTGATGACCAATATGCTACCCTTCCAGTTGGCCGAGACCGACTCGGATCGTAATGAGATGATTGCTGTACTGCCATTTGAGAATCTGGGTGATCAAGGCGATGATTTCTTTGCCACTGGGATTGCGGACGAGATAACTACGCAGCTCACCAAACTGAGCGGGCTAGGTGTAATTTCAAGATCAAGTACAGCCCAATACAAGGGTAGCGGAAAATCTCATCGACAGATTGCCGATGAGCTTGGCAGTGATTACATCCTTGAGGGCGCTATTCACTGGGACAAGAGATCCGCGGTAAGCAGAGTTCGGGTGACTACGACACTTAGCCGAGTACAAGATGCAATCGCAGTGTGGGCTGAATCCTATGATGAGATTCTGGCTGACATCTTCGCTGTTCAATCTGATATCGCCCGGAAAGTGTCTCACGCCATGAATGTAACTCTGCTGGATTCTGAGGACCAATCTCTTGACCAGCAACCAACGAACAACACCGAAGCTTACACATACTATCTGCGTGGGCAAGATCTCTTCAAGGATCGGAACTGGCTGAAGGCGCAGCAGTTGTTCGAATCAGCTATCGCTATCGATACCTCTTTTGCCTCCGCATGGGCCATGCTCTCCAGAACACATTCGCTGATCTACTGGTGGTATATTGACCGAACCGATGAACGTCTGGCGCTGTCGAAGGAGGCTGCGGAGCAGGCTTTGGAGCTTGCTCCGAACCTGGGCGAGGCATACCTGGCTATGGGGAGGTACCATTACCGCGGGTATCTCGACTACACTCGCGCCCTGGAACAGTACGAATTGGCCATAAGACTCCAACCCAACAGCAGCGATCTTATGTTTGCTATTGGCTCAGTGAAGCGGCGACAAGGCAGGTGGGATGAGGCTATCGGAGACTTCAGGCGAGCCATTGTCTCCGACCCTCGCAATCGAATAAAATTGAGGAATTTGACACAGACGTATGTCCTGACACACGAATTCGACAGCGCGCTAACGACAGTTGAGAAATTGATTGCTCTCGACTCCACCAATCCAGGTGCACGTGCACTAAAAGCCAGAATCCTTGCAAACGGATTTGGTCGATTGGATCAAGCGCTGGAGTATGCCGGCATAGGTAATACTCCCGAACAAGCCCCTGAACTTATTGATGTTACGGTCACCCTATGTATCATGGGTCGCCACTACGACCGAGCATTACAACTGCTCACAGAATCCAGGGACACTGACTATTTCACAAACGACAGTGCCTATCTCTACCTACAACTTGGTGAAATCTACCACTGGCTCGGTGATCCTGAAGTATCGCGATCCTACTATGACTCCAGTCGAGTAGTATTGGAGGAATGGGTCCGACAGCAACCAGCCGACCCATCCTTTCGCAGCATGTTGGGAGTTGCCTATGCTGGCAGCGGACAAACCGATGCGGCCATCCGGGAAGGTAAACGAGCGCTCGAATTAGGCCCCATTGAAAGGGATGCACTAACCGGGAGTATGTGGAAGCTCAATCTGGCCATTATCTACCTGATGATTGAAAAACCTGTACTCGCCGCCGCTGAAATAAAGACCCTTTTATCAATGCCCTCAGATCTGTCCAGCTGGCATATCGTATTGCATCCGATATTTGTATCGATGAAAGAAGTTCCAGAGATTGAATCCATAATGAGCAGGGATACATCTCAACATACGAGTGGTGGCTCGCAACCTTAA
- a CDS encoding peptidylprolyl isomerase, with protein sequence MPEVYEMLLNSQEIPLGGTLERSQVKRFLDSVVCESLTGIAGNELILEDYYNVYRTFRRPYHDLLIKEWVREVIYDRIELDSVEVAEYYQNHPDLFSLEEKVLLHHILTSSQGLKYDSDSLYYRSLSPEKLEEETEAASWRLHRLLDFGEKFEDVARGYSHDNEAIVYRGRKGWTRRGTYKHPFDSVAFALSTGEYSKPYRDEDGWHIVYVEEYQAEGLPDFDSLQYGMAYGRLMAERANALARPLVDSLSREINLEYHEAVLDTNVYFVDRWQWAAILNGIDTIDFNDIRSWEESTRKRYQVDNSTVEMKKEIIGRLAKHFVAIQAARESGVDTLPHVRSEESKLRHSRCKGIVRKGWIDPGWIASEALVEEYFQKHHKEFVPEKPLVVQHIIVEDSIIGEFVRDQAMAGIDFLQLAEEFYPGEESIRRDLANLGRIGSGDVSPEFFRVGMITRVGDVSHPVKTEYGYHVIKVLDRFDEPDVNQARSKISTLLKKQHAEEVFLNYRDDLYRRYRVKFSDVYPVHLKPVEYRIQ encoded by the coding sequence ATGCCGGAAGTATATGAAATGCTGTTAAACAGCCAGGAGATTCCTCTCGGAGGTACACTCGAACGTTCACAGGTGAAGAGATTCCTCGACAGTGTGGTATGCGAGTCGCTGACTGGTATAGCAGGCAACGAATTGATACTGGAAGACTATTACAATGTTTACAGAACATTTCGCAGGCCATATCACGACCTACTGATCAAGGAATGGGTCAGAGAAGTGATATATGATCGGATCGAGTTGGACTCTGTGGAAGTAGCCGAATACTATCAGAATCATCCCGATCTATTCTCCCTTGAAGAGAAAGTCCTGCTTCACCATATTCTGACATCCAGTCAGGGATTGAAGTATGATTCAGATTCGCTGTACTATCGTAGCTTGTCCCCCGAGAAACTGGAGGAGGAGACAGAGGCTGCCAGTTGGCGCTTACACAGATTACTGGATTTCGGGGAGAAATTCGAGGATGTAGCTCGTGGATACTCTCATGACAATGAGGCGATTGTATATAGAGGCCGGAAAGGATGGACTCGCCGTGGTACATACAAGCATCCCTTTGATTCGGTAGCCTTTGCGCTCAGCACCGGTGAATATTCGAAGCCATATCGCGATGAAGACGGGTGGCATATTGTGTACGTAGAGGAGTACCAGGCCGAGGGATTGCCTGATTTTGATTCTCTACAATATGGTATGGCATATGGTAGGCTAATGGCTGAGCGGGCCAATGCTCTGGCTCGACCTCTCGTCGATTCGTTGTCGAGGGAGATCAATCTTGAATACCATGAAGCAGTCCTCGATACTAACGTGTACTTTGTTGATCGTTGGCAATGGGCGGCGATTCTAAACGGTATCGACACCATCGACTTCAATGACATCAGGTCATGGGAAGAGAGTACTCGCAAGAGGTATCAGGTAGATAATTCGACGGTTGAAATGAAAAAAGAAATCATTGGGCGACTGGCCAAGCATTTTGTTGCTATCCAGGCAGCTCGTGAAAGCGGAGTTGATACCCTGCCTCATGTCCGCAGTGAAGAGTCCAAGTTGCGACATTCTCGGTGCAAGGGCATTGTTAGAAAGGGCTGGATCGATCCCGGCTGGATAGCGAGTGAAGCTCTTGTTGAGGAATACTTCCAGAAGCATCACAAGGAGTTTGTGCCTGAGAAGCCGCTGGTAGTTCAGCATATCATTGTCGAGGATTCCATTATTGGCGAGTTTGTCAGAGACCAGGCAATGGCTGGCATCGATTTCTTGCAGTTGGCAGAGGAGTTCTATCCGGGTGAAGAGAGCATCAGGCGGGACCTTGCCAATTTGGGTAGGATTGGCTCAGGTGATGTTTCCCCTGAGTTCTTCCGGGTCGGTATGATCACGCGTGTGGGTGATGTGAGTCATCCGGTCAAAACAGAGTATGGCTACCATGTAATCAAAGTTCTTGATCGTTTCGATGAACCTGATGTGAACCAGGCCCGATCGAAGATATCTACCCTGCTGAAGAAACAGCACGCAGAAGAAGTATTCCTGAATTACCGTGATGATCTCTATCGGCGTTATCGGGTCAAGTTTAGCGATGTGTATCCAGTGCATCTCAAGCCGGTAGAATATCGCATCCAGTGA
- a CDS encoding type IV pilus twitching motility protein PilT codes for MISLRELLEQMVKMGASDLHLTIGAPPVVRVDGKLQRLAGDILTPEVTKKLCYSMLSEKQKLKFEQNNELDFSFGIESMSRFRCNVFMQRGNVAVALRQIPYKIMTFEELCLPKVISGFATLPRGLVLVTGPTGSGKSTTLAALIDKINKERPVHIITVEDPIEYLHRHQMALINQREVYADTSSFASALKYALREDPDVVLVGEMRDLETIESAISISETGHLAFATLHTNSAVESINRIVDSFPSNQQEQVRVALSFTLQAIVSQTLIPRIGGGRVVALEVLVVTPAIRALIRDDKVHQMYSMIQSGQKYGMKTMNQSLAELYQSGKIAINDAMNYSQNTEELGEMLSRQKTPAFS; via the coding sequence ATGATATCACTTCGCGAGTTATTGGAACAAATGGTGAAAATGGGAGCCTCTGATTTGCATCTAACTATCGGTGCTCCTCCGGTTGTGCGCGTTGATGGTAAGCTTCAGCGATTGGCTGGTGACATATTGACGCCCGAAGTCACAAAAAAGCTGTGTTACTCCATGCTGAGCGAAAAACAGAAACTCAAGTTCGAACAGAACAATGAACTTGATTTTTCATTCGGCATCGAGTCGATGAGTAGGTTCCGGTGTAATGTATTCATGCAGCGTGGAAACGTGGCGGTCGCACTCAGACAAATCCCATACAAGATCATGACCTTTGAAGAACTTTGTCTCCCTAAGGTTATCTCAGGGTTTGCCACCCTTCCTCGCGGACTGGTTCTTGTGACGGGTCCAACCGGTTCTGGCAAATCGACGACTCTGGCCGCCCTTATTGATAAGATTAACAAGGAACGACCGGTCCACATAATCACGGTGGAAGACCCTATCGAGTACTTGCACCGGCACCAGATGGCCCTGATCAACCAGCGTGAGGTATACGCCGATACGAGTTCATTTGCTTCGGCGCTCAAGTATGCCCTCCGCGAGGATCCTGACGTGGTGCTGGTGGGTGAGATGCGAGATTTGGAAACCATCGAGTCAGCCATATCGATTTCGGAGACCGGGCATTTGGCTTTTGCTACGTTGCATACAAACTCTGCCGTTGAATCTATCAACCGCATTGTCGATTCGTTCCCAAGTAATCAACAGGAACAGGTACGCGTAGCACTGTCATTTACGTTGCAGGCTATCGTCTCTCAGACACTGATCCCTCGTATTGGCGGCGGTCGCGTCGTGGCGCTGGAAGTGCTGGTGGTGACACCGGCTATCCGGGCACTCATCCGGGATGACAAAGTTCACCAGATGTACTCGATGATCCAGTCGGGGCAGAAGTACGGCATGAAGACCATGAATCAATCCTTGGCGGAGCTGTACCAATCGGGGAAAATTGCGATCAATGATGCTATGAACTATAGCCAGAATACTGAGGAACTGGGGGAGATGTTATCACGTCAGAAAACCCCGGCGTTCTCATGA
- a CDS encoding phosphatidate cytidylyltransferase — MGEIDTDSAQISFGQELIRKATHMGALIIPGAYYGLSLSKSQMLAFLIPATVLMIIIDISRLRNWGFWHAFASKIGSKMIRAHEHAGDFTGATYILLAVCLTVTLFSKPIAIAALTFIIVGDTLAALIGRRFGRHRFGGKSLEGSGACLVSTVGVSLIIPGLAFEAGIAGAVVATVVEALPLGIDDNLTVPLLSGLTMTLMVSLLS, encoded by the coding sequence ATGGGTGAGATTGATACGGACTCAGCCCAGATATCTTTCGGCCAGGAGTTGATCCGCAAAGCCACTCACATGGGGGCTTTGATCATTCCCGGAGCATACTACGGTCTGTCGTTGAGTAAGTCTCAAATGCTTGCCTTTCTTATACCGGCTACGGTGCTCATGATCATCATCGATATTTCCAGGCTCCGCAACTGGGGGTTCTGGCACGCATTTGCGTCGAAGATAGGGTCGAAGATGATCCGTGCCCACGAGCACGCCGGTGATTTTACCGGGGCTACTTATATCTTGCTGGCAGTATGTTTGACCGTAACCTTGTTTTCAAAACCAATAGCAATCGCCGCGTTGACTTTTATCATTGTTGGGGATACTCTGGCGGCTTTGATTGGACGTCGGTTTGGTCGTCACCGGTTTGGTGGGAAATCGCTGGAAGGGTCTGGCGCTTGTTTGGTCAGTACGGTTGGGGTGTCTCTAATCATCCCCGGCCTGGCTTTTGAAGCTGGGATAGCCGGTGCTGTCGTGGCAACTGTCGTGGAGGCCTTACCTCTGGGTATTGATGACAATCTGACCGTCCCACTGCTGTCGGGACTAACGATGACTCTAATGGTTAGCCTGTTGTCTTAA
- a CDS encoding type II secretion system F family protein encodes MPDFEYKGKTLAGAAVSGKLKAKTREDVERVLRQNRILVSSIAKRSPEISIKFGTGIKKIDISRFTRQFATMIGAGLPMVQCLDILASQTENKNMATVVKEIKEGVSGGATLSESMSRHPKVFDQLYTNMVEAGEIGGALDAILVRLADYREKADKLVRKVKGAMVYPSVVAFVAAAVTIGMLTFIVPVFAKMFGGLNAELPMPTQVILLISNFLQDNFLYLMAGTIGLVVGLLYWKKTSSGELAWDKALLHMPVLGNLVRKSAVARFTRTLGTLLSSGVSILDALEITAKTAGNRVISMAINKSVLAIAEGDTITAPLKDSGVFPPMVTQMISVGEKTGGLDEMLAKIADFYDEEVDDAVSALTSVIEPIIIVFMGVVIGGIMIAMYLPMFDIIGKI; translated from the coding sequence ATGCCAGATTTTGAGTATAAGGGCAAGACCCTCGCCGGAGCTGCAGTTTCCGGAAAGCTGAAAGCCAAGACTCGGGAAGATGTCGAGCGTGTTCTCAGACAGAACCGAATCCTGGTGTCGTCGATTGCTAAAAGGTCGCCGGAGATATCTATCAAATTTGGTACCGGCATCAAGAAAATCGACATATCGCGGTTCACTCGCCAGTTCGCAACCATGATTGGCGCTGGTTTACCAATGGTCCAGTGTCTCGACATCCTGGCAAGCCAGACCGAGAACAAGAATATGGCAACCGTAGTGAAGGAAATCAAGGAGGGCGTTTCCGGTGGCGCCACACTTTCTGAGTCCATGTCCCGACACCCCAAGGTGTTTGATCAATTGTACACCAACATGGTGGAGGCTGGTGAAATCGGTGGTGCTCTGGATGCCATTCTGGTCAGACTTGCCGACTACCGGGAAAAAGCCGACAAGCTAGTTCGTAAAGTTAAAGGCGCTATGGTCTATCCTTCAGTCGTTGCATTTGTGGCGGCCGCCGTTACTATCGGGATGTTGACATTTATCGTACCTGTCTTCGCAAAAATGTTTGGCGGACTCAATGCTGAATTGCCTATGCCAACACAGGTTATTCTCTTAATATCGAACTTCCTACAGGACAATTTCCTGTACCTCATGGCAGGCACCATTGGTTTGGTCGTAGGACTACTATACTGGAAGAAGACTTCGTCTGGTGAGCTGGCCTGGGACAAGGCTCTGCTTCATATGCCAGTGCTCGGGAACTTGGTCAGAAAATCTGCTGTGGCTCGCTTCACCCGTACCCTGGGTACTTTACTATCCTCAGGTGTTTCGATTCTCGACGCTCTGGAGATTACCGCCAAGACTGCCGGAAACAGGGTGATTTCTATGGCCATTAACAAGTCAGTTTTGGCCATTGCCGAGGGTGATACTATTACCGCCCCGCTCAAAGACTCCGGTGTCTTTCCCCCGATGGTTACGCAGATGATCTCGGTGGGCGAAAAGACAGGTGGCTTGGATGAGATGCTCGCTAAAATTGCCGACTTCTATGACGAAGAGGTTGATGATGCCGTCTCAGCTTTGACTTCAGTTATTGAGCCGATCATAATTGTATTTATGGGTGTGGTTATTGGTGGCATCATGATCGCCATGTATCTGCCGATGTTCGACATTATCGGTAAGATATAA
- a CDS encoding dockerin type I repeat-containing protein yields the protein MNDYRLKVIGLVVVVLLAMSGTVTGGKESTSSPASTTVEQPSSKAGEQINWQVISGGGTSAATASYSLSGTVVQTAVGHSSSDNYAAYSGFFPSGGNDKCCIDITGNIDNDPSDEINIADLTYLVAYLFTGGPTPECLDEADVNGDGDINIADLTHLVAYLFTGGPEPAPCY from the coding sequence ATGAATGACTATAGACTAAAGGTAATCGGCCTGGTTGTAGTGGTGCTGCTGGCCATGTCCGGAACCGTCACTGGCGGTAAAGAATCAACTTCTTCGCCAGCCTCTACGACCGTAGAACAACCCTCCTCAAAGGCGGGCGAGCAGATCAACTGGCAGGTAATATCCGGAGGTGGGACATCTGCCGCAACCGCAAGTTACAGTCTCAGCGGTACCGTTGTCCAGACAGCGGTTGGCCATTCGAGTTCAGACAACTACGCCGCATATTCCGGCTTTTTCCCGTCCGGGGGAAATGACAAATGCTGTATCGATATTACCGGCAATATCGACAACGATCCGTCCGATGAAATCAACATTGCTGATCTGACCTACCTGGTGGCCTATTTGTTCACTGGAGGTCCGACTCCTGAGTGCCTGGATGAAGCTGACGTAAACGGCGATGGCGATATCAATATAGCTGACTTGACCCATCTGGTTGCGTACTTATTCACGGGAGGTCCTGAGCCAGCGCCGTGCTATTAG
- a CDS encoding cold shock domain-containing protein yields the protein MSIGTVKYFNDLTGWGIIASDDVCDDVYVHHTAINMDGFKTLREGQRVMFELAQAGAGFRADNVSLEQ from the coding sequence ATGTCCATAGGTACGGTGAAGTACTTTAATGATCTCACAGGTTGGGGAATCATCGCCAGTGATGACGTATGTGATGATGTCTACGTTCACCACACGGCAATCAACATGGATGGATTCAAGACCTTGAGAGAGGGACAACGCGTGATGTTCGAACTGGCTCAAGCGGGCGCAGGCTTCCGAGCTGACAATGTGTCGCTTGAGCAGTAG
- a CDS encoding PAS domain-containing protein: MEHIPIHNRLAWFIPVRLATYVILFAAVVLWMGYPGFLRLPFILYSILALSLTLLLAFDRRRSMPNLASVVTILHFIFEVIVESGIVYATGNINSPFSVLFILTIASAALVYRLVGTLVMASVVSFAYAVLIWLGLSSTNSTGLSGSALRIIFDVQDEVFYSIFLHILIFYLAAFITGYLAQRLRYQDLKLADASIALRKARLETDDILRHLNSGLLTIDPYGCIVFFNRSAETILGYDEVAVSGLSCTDVFNERMPNLASCLMDAIHQRVPQMRREIEIIDGDDKKVPLGLSISLLTNEDRALRGVIAIFSDLTEAKLLEAKVRAGDRLAAVGEMSASIAHEIRNPLAAISGSVEVLKSDLELTGQNLRLMDLIVKESHRLSRILSEFLNYARIERAAYNKVDLCRVIGDTIQVLRHHSSFHDKIEVSFESGNPILYVVGDEDLFKQLLLNLAVNACDALGVDGGHLVFSLYANNDEGSATLRVEDDGEGLSADQAKHIYEPFYSTKKLGTGLGLAIVHRICSALKLGLGMDSLPGEGTTFSIVFRLFQSPIKSAVAGIPEELETTRF, from the coding sequence ATGGAACACATACCGATTCACAACCGGCTGGCTTGGTTTATTCCGGTCCGGCTAGCCACCTACGTGATCTTGTTCGCAGCCGTGGTTTTGTGGATGGGGTATCCCGGCTTTCTACGCCTGCCGTTCATTCTTTACTCGATCCTTGCACTGTCGCTCACATTACTATTAGCCTTCGATCGACGACGGAGTATGCCCAATCTGGCGTCGGTGGTGACCATCCTGCATTTTATATTCGAGGTAATAGTGGAGTCAGGGATCGTTTACGCGACGGGGAACATCAATTCTCCTTTCTCGGTGTTATTCATACTGACGATAGCCTCGGCTGCATTGGTTTACCGATTGGTTGGAACTTTGGTGATGGCATCTGTCGTTTCGTTCGCCTATGCAGTGCTTATCTGGTTGGGACTGAGTTCTACCAATAGCACCGGGCTATCGGGGAGTGCTCTCAGGATTATCTTCGATGTTCAGGACGAAGTGTTTTATTCTATCTTCCTGCACATTCTCATATTCTATCTGGCTGCGTTTATCACTGGCTATCTGGCTCAACGTCTGCGCTATCAGGACCTGAAGTTAGCTGATGCGTCGATAGCGTTGCGGAAGGCAAGACTGGAGACCGACGATATTTTGCGGCATCTCAATTCAGGTCTACTGACTATTGATCCGTACGGTTGTATTGTGTTTTTCAATCGAAGTGCAGAGACTATTCTCGGTTACGATGAAGTGGCAGTGAGTGGGTTGTCGTGTACCGATGTTTTCAATGAGAGAATGCCCAATCTGGCCAGTTGTCTTATGGATGCTATCCACCAGCGAGTTCCCCAGATGCGACGAGAGATAGAGATCATTGATGGTGACGACAAGAAAGTGCCTCTGGGGCTGTCGATTTCACTTCTGACTAATGAGGATCGTGCTCTCAGAGGAGTGATTGCCATCTTTTCTGACCTGACCGAGGCTAAGCTTCTGGAGGCTAAGGTGCGTGCCGGCGATCGATTGGCGGCCGTAGGTGAGATGTCAGCTTCGATAGCACATGAGATTCGAAACCCGCTGGCGGCTATCTCTGGTTCGGTCGAAGTGCTCAAGAGTGACCTGGAACTAACGGGACAAAATCTGCGCCTGATGGACCTGATCGTCAAGGAATCACATCGACTCAGTAGGATCCTCAGCGAATTTCTCAATTATGCCCGGATCGAGCGGGCAGCCTACAACAAAGTAGATCTCTGTCGGGTCATTGGGGACACCATTCAGGTGCTCCGCCATCACTCGTCCTTCCATGACAAGATAGAGGTTAGTTTCGAGTCAGGGAATCCGATCCTGTACGTCGTAGGGGACGAAGATCTCTTCAAACAACTACTGCTCAACCTAGCCGTGAATGCCTGCGATGCTCTGGGTGTGGACGGGGGGCATCTGGTGTTTAGTCTGTACGCCAACAACGATGAGGGGTCTGCCACGCTCCGCGTGGAAGATGATGGCGAGGGTCTCTCAGCCGACCAGGCAAAGCATATCTACGAACCTTTCTATTCGACCAAGAAACTGGGTACTGGTCTTGGTCTGGCCATCGTTCACCGGATATGCTCAGCCCTGAAATTGGGCCTCGGGATGGATTCGCTCCCCGGTGAAGGCACTACTTTCAGCATTGTTTTTCGTCTCTTTCAATCTCCAATCAAATCAGCAGTCGCTGGCATACCGGAGGAATTGGAAACGACCCGTTTCTGA